GAGCGGGGCCGGACGTGCCCGGACGCGACGAACGACGGTCGGGGGGAGGTGACCCGGACCGCCGTGTCGTCAAGAGCAGGTGGTGTGTCAGGAACCGGTTGCGGCGACGGCCTTGGCCTTGCCGCGAGTGGCTCCGCCACGGCCGCGCAGGGAAACTCCGGACTCGCTGAGCATGCGGTGAACGAAGCCGTAGGAACGACCCGTCTCCTCCGCCAGCGCGCGGATACTCGCACCGGAGTCGTACTTCTTCTTGAGCTCGGTCGCGAGCTTCTCCCGTGCGGCACCAGTCACCCGGCTGCCCTTTTTCAGAGTCTCGGCCACCCGTGCCTCCTCGTAGCAGTGCTCTGTCGGAATCCCATGATCACCCATGGGGGGCTCCATGGCCACCCATTCGACAAGGTCGATACCGGGAATCCCGGGATGAAGTGGTGCTGCCGCGCACACGGGGAGCGTGCGCCACCTGGCCGCACGCCCCCGGCAAGGGACTGCCGTTCTCGCGAAAATGCTGATCAGCAGCGGTAATTGAGCAATGCGACGGAATCCGGAATCCGGAGAATCCAGCCGGTCACCAGGGCAGGACGAAGCGCCACGCGATATGAACTCTTCTGGTCCAGATGCATGATCCCCCGCCTAGTCCAACAGTTCCGACGACGGGCTTTGCTACTGATATTTCACGCCAGCGTCACGAGATCCGCGTATCCCTCGTTCCACAGGTCCTCGACGCCGTCCGGAAGCAGAATGATCCGCTCGGGCTGGAGGGCCGTGACGGCCCCCTCGTCGTGGGTGACCAGGACCACCGCACCGGCGAAGGACCGCAGCGCGCCGAGGATCTCCTCGCGGCTGGCCGGGTCGAGGTTGTTGGTCGGCTCGTCCAGCAGCAGCACGTTCGCGCTGGAGACGACCAGGGTGGCCAGCGCCAGCCGGGTCTTCTCGCCGCCGGAGAGGACCCCGGCGGGCTTGTCGACGTCGTCGCCGGTGAAGAGGAAGGATCCGAGGATCTTGCGGACCTCCACCAGGTCCATGTCCGGCGCGGCCGAGCGCATGTTCTCCAGGATCGTCCGGTCCGCGTCCAGGGTCTCGTGCTCCTGGGCGTAGTAGCCGATCTTCAGCCCGTGGCCGGGGACGACCGAGCCGGTGTCCGGCTCCTCGACGCCCGCCAGCATCCGCAGCAGCGTGGTCTTGCCCGCGCCGTTGAGGCCCAGCACGACGACGCGCGAGCCCTTGTCGATGGCCAGGTCGACGTCGGTGAAGATCTCCAGCGAGCCGTAGGACTTCGACAGGCCCTCCGCCGTCAGGGGGGTCTTGCCGCAGGGGGCCGGCTCGGGGAAGCGCAGCCGGGCGACGCGGTCGTTCTGGCGGACCGCCTCCAGGCCGGAGAGCAGCTTCTCTGCGCGGCGGGCCATGTTCTGCGCGGCCACGGTCTTGGTCGCCTTGGCACGCATCTTGTCGGCCTGGGCGTTGAGCTGCGAGGCCTTCTTCTCGGCGTTCGCGCGCTCGCGCTTGCGGCGCTTCTCGTCGGCCTCGCGCTGCTGGAGGTAGAGCCGCCAGCCCATGTTGTAGACGTCGATGCAGGTGCGGTTGGCGTCCAGGTAGAAGACCTTGTTGACGACCTCGTCGACCAGGTTGATGTCGTGCGAGATGACGATGAAGCCGCCCTTGTAAGACTTCAGGTAGTCGCGCAGCCACAGGATCGAGTCGGCGTCGAGGTGGTTGGTCGGCTCGTCCAGCAGCAGCGTGTCCGAGTCGGAGAAGAGAATGCGGGCGAGCTCGACACGGCGGCGCTGACCGCCGGAGAGGGTGTGCAGCGGCTGCCCGAGGACCCGGTCCGGCAGGCCCAGGCTGGCGGCGATCGTCGCGGCCTCGGCCTCGGCGGCGTAGCCGCCCTTGGTGAGGAAGGTGGTCTCCAGGTTGGAGTACTTCTTCATGGCCTGCTCGCGGGTCGCCCCCTTGCCGTTGGCCATCTTCTCCTCGTTGATGCGCATCTTGCGCAGCACCTCGTCGAGGCCACGGGCGGAGAGGATGCGATCCCTGGCGAGCACGTCGAGGTCGCCGGTGCGCGGGTCCTGCGGGAGGTAGCCGATCTCGCCGCTGCGGGTGACCGTGCCGCCGGCCGGCTGGCCCTCGCCCGCGAGGACCTTGGTGAGCGTCGTCTTGCCCGCGCCGTTGCGGCCGACCAGGCCGATGCGGTCCCCGGCGGCGACGCGGAAGCTCGCCGACTCGATCAGGATGCGCGCGCCCGCGCGCAGTTCGATGTCATTGGCGGCGATCATGGCGAAGCTACTCCCGGAACGGTACGTGCCGTACGTGCTGGATGCCGACACGACCGACCGGAGGGGGGCCATGCTGCAGGATTCAAGCAATTCTAACGGGCCGTGCAAACGCGTTCTGCGACGGAATGCCCGGTGGCCGGATCCAGGGGGTCCGGCTCGCGCGCGGGCACGGCCAGCAGGCCGACCCCGTCCCCCGCCGCGGCCAGCCGGAGCGCCGTCCCCGGGCGCTGCCAGCGGCGGCCGTCGGGACTGAAACCCTCCAACCGGTCGCCGTCGCCGTCGGCGCAGACGCGCTGGACCACCACCCAGCCGCCGAGGTGCACCGGCGCGTCGAGACCGGACGCGGCGTAGGAGCAGCCGGGCGGCGGCAGCGTCGAGGTGCGGATGGTGCCGTCGCCCGTGTTGTAGGTCATCACCAGCTCGGAGGTCATCACCAGGAACGTTTCTCCCGCGCCCAGCGGCACCAGCAGCAGCGGCGTCCTGGCTTGCACCCCCGGCAGGAACCGGTGCCAGCGGACGGCCGCCGGCTCCGGCAGCATCCCGGTCAGCATGCCGTCGTCCCAGACCGCGACGGTGGTGCCGGCCACCGGCACCAGCCGGCGCGGCAGGACGCCGGCCCTGCGGTAGCTCCACGCGGCCAGCCCGCTGCGCCGGTCGTACGCCTGCACCTCGCCCCCGGGCCCGGTCCGCAGCGCGTCCGCGGCGACGGCCCGCGCCCGCGGGTCGGACGACGCCGCGACGGTGTCACCGAACGGCGCCGGCCGATGCTCCCTCGCTGCCGCGCCCAGCAGCGCAAGCCCCACGACCAGCAGGGCCGACAGGGCTTTGACGGCGGAACGCATGCACGTCACCGTAAGCGCTGGGGCCACTCACAGCGTGACAGCACGACCACGGCGCGTGTCCGTGTCGCACGCTGCCCGGCCCCGGCGGCCGAGCGCCCCCCGCGATCCGGAACACAGGGCTGCTCGGCGCCCGGACGGGCGGGACGACGAGGTGGGAGGGCGCCGTCCGCCCGGCGCGGAGCCAGGGGCGCGGAGGCCGCGTCGCGGCCCGTCCCGCGGCAGGTGGGTCGCTCGGGGGCCTGCGGATCCGTCCCGGCCGGGGGCTACCGCCCGCGGGGGGCGTACATGATGAGGCCGACGCCGACGAGGCAGACCAGGGCGCCGATGACGTCGAAGCGGTCGGGGCGGTAGTGGTCGAAGACCATGCCCCAGGCCAGGGAGCCGGCCACGAAGACGCCGCCGTAGGCGGCCAGGATGCGGCCGAAGTGGGAGTCGGGCTGGAGGGTGGCGACGAAGCCGTACGCGCCGAGGGCGATGACCCCCGCGCCGATCCAGGCCCAGCCGCGGTGCTCACGCACGCCCTGCCACACCAGCCACGCCCCGCCGATCTCCAGGACGGCGGCGAGCAGGAACAGCGGGACAGAGCGTGCGATCGTCATGAGGCAGCAGCCTAGGCAGTCCGCGACCCGGAATCCGCACCGGACGCGGCCCGGCCCTGGGCCAGGACGCGGAGCCTGGAGCGCACCGACCTGAGCCACGGCAGGCGGGTCCGGGCGAAGGCCTTGGCGCGGGCCGTGGCCCGCGCGGCCGCCGCCACCGGGACCACCGCCGTCGTCGAGCCGAGCAGCAGCCGCTCGTTGCGCGTCGGGTCCGGGCGCCAGCGCTGCTTGTACGGCTCGTCGCCGCGCAGCAGGCTCAGCTCCGCGCAGCCGGTGCGGACGGCCTGGGCGAGCGACTCGCCGAACAGCATCCCGGCGATGTCGACCCGCTCCCGTGCCTCGGGGTGCACGCCGTAGACGTAGAGCGCGGCCATGGCGTGGCTCTGCAGCATCAGGTCGCAGGCGATCAGCCGTCCGTCGAGCCGGTACTCCCGCAGCGTGGCCCGCCCGCTCGCGGCCATGCCGGTGGCCGCCGCGCGCAGGTGCCTGGCGAAGCGTTCGCGCATGTGCTCGGGCGTCGCGCCGCGCTCGCGCCACTGCAGGGCGTGCAGCGCGAGCATCCGGTCGACGGCCTCGGGCGCCTCCCACGGCGGCACGCTGCGCACCTCGACGCCCGCCGCGGCGAGCTTGCGGAGCTTCACCTTGGTGCGCTGCGCGGTCCGGCCCGGCAGTCGCGTCAGCAGCTCCTCCATCGGGACCCCGGGCAGGTGCTGGACCAGCGACGCGGGCAGCTGCCGCCGCGCGCGCGGCCAGTGCGGGGCCAGCCGGTGGACCGCCGCGTCCGCGCGGACCTCGCCGAGGTCGAGCCGGGAGAAGGGCGCACGCAGCTCCTCGGCCAGCGCGGCGGCGAGCGCGGCGGCGGCCTCGTCCAGGTGGTCGGCGTCGAGCAGCACGTCGTGGAAGTCGGTCAGCTCCGCGCCGAGCGGGCGCAGGGCCACGCCGTCCCGGTACAGCGGGGCGAGCGCGATCAGCCTCCCGTCCCGACGGACCGTCACCAGCCGCAGCCGGCCCGGCCGCCCGTAGCTGTGCCACCAGGAGGAGAGCCAGGCGTGGCACTGGAAGGGCGTCGCCCCCGGGCTGTGCTCCTGGAGCTCGTCCCACTCCTCCGCGAGGACGTCCAGGGCACGCTCGTCGCGCAGCACCACCGTCTCCACGGCCGGGGGCGCCCCGGCCGCGCCGGACGCCTCGGACCGGACGACCGTGGTCATGCGCCCGCCCCGGCCTTCTCGCGCTGCTGCTCGGGCAGGGGCGCACCGTCGGCGCGCTCGCGGCCGGCCGGCTCCTCGCGCTCGCGCGCGGTGCGACCGGTGCCGCCGGCGCCCGGCCGGGCCAGCAGGGCGAGGCTGCCGAGCAGCACGCCCGCCGCTCCGCCGACGGCGACGTCGAGGCTGCGGGAGGGGGTGGACGCCGTGGCCGGCGCGGCGGCCTGGGCGAAGGCCATCATCCGCACATGCGTCTGCTTCGTCGTCGCGTTGCCGAAGGCGACCAGCGAGCGGGCCACCGCGTTGGCCTCCCTCGCCGCCGCCCCGGCGCCGGTCGCGGTTCCGGTGATCTGGATCATCGGCGCGTCCGGCGAGGTCTGCGCCTGGACCTGCGCGGTCAGCTCCCTGACCGGGACGCCGGTCTCGGCCGCCGCGGCGGCCAGGATCTCCGGCTGCGCCACGACCCGGCCGTACGCCTGGGCGAAGCTGACCGCGGTCGCGCTGTCCGCGCCCTGGTCGGCCACCACCATCACGTAGGCGTCCGCCTGGTACTGCGGCGTGGCCACGAGGGCGTAGCCGCCGCCCGCCACGGCGCCCGCGGGCACCGCCACCAGCAGCGGCCACCACTTGCGCAGGGCCGCCCGCAGGACGGTGCTGCGCCGTTCCGCCGACGCGGACGAGGGGGCCGCGGGTGCTGCGTGTGCGGGCGCGCTCTGCTTCTCGCTATCGGGCACGGGTCATCTCCTTCGGGTGTGCCGCGCGTTGACGTCGGGACAGTTCGGTCACGACGGGCGGTGACGGCTGGGTCAGTTCCGCGTAGATCGAGGCGACGCGCGGGGCGATCCTGGCGATGTCGTAACGGGCCGGGAAGGGCAGCGGGTCGGCGGGGAGGCTGTCGTCGCCGGCCGCCAGCGCGGCCAGGGCGGCGGCGTAGGCCTCGGGCTCCGGCGCGGTCCTGGCGGTGCCGCGCCGGGCCAGGGCCCGCAGCTCCCTCGTCGGAAGCTCCGCCAGGGCCGGTCCGGACGACCAGAGCACCGGCAGTCCTGAGGCCAGGCCCTCGATCAGGGCCAGTCCGAAGGTCTCCCCGGCCGACGGGGCGGCCAGCACGTCCATCGCGCCCAGCAGGGCGGGGACGTCCTCCCTCTCCCCGGTGAAGTGCACGCGCTCCGACACGCCGCGCTCGCGCGCCC
This genomic interval from Streptacidiphilus rugosus AM-16 contains the following:
- a CDS encoding helix-turn-helix domain-containing protein, encoding MAETLKKGSRVTGAAREKLATELKKKYDSGASIRALAEETGRSYGFVHRMLSESGVSLRGRGGATRGKAKAVAATGS
- a CDS encoding ABC-F family ATP-binding cassette domain-containing protein; the protein is MIAANDIELRAGARILIESASFRVAAGDRIGLVGRNGAGKTTLTKVLAGEGQPAGGTVTRSGEIGYLPQDPRTGDLDVLARDRILSARGLDEVLRKMRINEEKMANGKGATREQAMKKYSNLETTFLTKGGYAAEAEAATIAASLGLPDRVLGQPLHTLSGGQRRRVELARILFSDSDTLLLDEPTNHLDADSILWLRDYLKSYKGGFIVISHDINLVDEVVNKVFYLDANRTCIDVYNMGWRLYLQQREADEKRRKRERANAEKKASQLNAQADKMRAKATKTVAAQNMARRAEKLLSGLEAVRQNDRVARLRFPEPAPCGKTPLTAEGLSKSYGSLEIFTDVDLAIDKGSRVVVLGLNGAGKTTLLRMLAGVEEPDTGSVVPGHGLKIGYYAQEHETLDADRTILENMRSAAPDMDLVEVRKILGSFLFTGDDVDKPAGVLSGGEKTRLALATLVVSSANVLLLDEPTNNLDPASREEILGALRSFAGAVVLVTHDEGAVTALQPERIILLPDGVEDLWNEGYADLVTLA
- a CDS encoding PQQ-binding-like beta-propeller repeat protein; protein product: MRSAVKALSALLVVGLALLGAAAREHRPAPFGDTVAASSDPRARAVAADALRTGPGGEVQAYDRRSGLAAWSYRRAGVLPRRLVPVAGTTVAVWDDGMLTGMLPEPAAVRWHRFLPGVQARTPLLLVPLGAGETFLVMTSELVMTYNTGDGTIRTSTLPPPGCSYAASGLDAPVHLGGWVVVQRVCADGDGDRLEGFSPDGRRWQRPGTALRLAAAGDGVGLLAVPAREPDPLDPATGHSVAERVCTAR
- a CDS encoding YnfA family protein, which produces MTIARSVPLFLLAAVLEIGGAWLVWQGVREHRGWAWIGAGVIALGAYGFVATLQPDSHFGRILAAYGGVFVAGSLAWGMVFDHYRPDRFDVIGALVCLVGVGLIMYAPRGR
- a CDS encoding GNAT family N-acetyltransferase; translated protein: MTTVVRSEASGAAGAPPAVETVVLRDERALDVLAEEWDELQEHSPGATPFQCHAWLSSWWHSYGRPGRLRLVTVRRDGRLIALAPLYRDGVALRPLGAELTDFHDVLLDADHLDEAAAALAAALAEELRAPFSRLDLGEVRADAAVHRLAPHWPRARRQLPASLVQHLPGVPMEELLTRLPGRTAQRTKVKLRKLAAAGVEVRSVPPWEAPEAVDRMLALHALQWRERGATPEHMRERFARHLRAAATGMAASGRATLREYRLDGRLIACDLMLQSHAMAALYVYGVHPEARERVDIAGMLFGESLAQAVRTGCAELSLLRGDEPYKQRWRPDPTRNERLLLGSTTAVVPVAAAARATARAKAFARTRLPWLRSVRSRLRVLAQGRAASGADSGSRTA
- a CDS encoding Wzz/FepE/Etk N-terminal domain-containing protein, with amino-acid sequence MPDSEKQSAPAHAAPAAPSSASAERRSTVLRAALRKWWPLLVAVPAGAVAGGGYALVATPQYQADAYVMVVADQGADSATAVSFAQAYGRVVAQPEILAAAAAETGVPVRELTAQVQAQTSPDAPMIQITGTATGAGAAAREANAVARSLVAFGNATTKQTHVRMMAFAQAAAPATASTPSRSLDVAVGGAAGVLLGSLALLARPGAGGTGRTAREREEPAGRERADGAPLPEQQREKAGAGA